One Papaver somniferum cultivar HN1 chromosome 10, ASM357369v1, whole genome shotgun sequence genomic window carries:
- the LOC113315000 gene encoding uncharacterized protein LOC113315000 encodes MGAVKSYGLDIELLCQPPNSPDLNVLDLGFFSAISALHHTDAPTTVDEFIASVTRAFENFSVEDANNVFITLQSCMKEILRIKGGIHYKIPHMHKWRLIRDGQLPNVLDCDPQVLNEAWEFMKEYEITQESSSVLDPMKANQMKANTKRKRTGQLAMDFKQTIIGNDLYQSWIDDASDLVGRKKRAKSINKMKIAQLMDLPPVAIVCGLAGKHCTGIYYPKPLLDLYRDLLPKPPEPVVPLIPIEENNGFGAQWLRPLLEANYFIPCRDHGEEMSKSESKYFCLDCMGKSICSYCLIHHREHRIVQIRRSNYHNVIRVNEVQKHVDISGVQHYVINNAEIVFLNERPQLRHGKRVTNTCEICGRTLLGSFRFCSLSCKAKKMMHVVEKAMESVEKLSKAMM; translated from the exons ATGGGAGCGGTTAAAAGTTACGGGTTGGATATAGAGTTGTTGTGTCAACCTCCAAACAGCCCCGATTTGAATGTTTTAGACCTTGGGTTCTTTAGCGCTATATCTGCACTTCATCATACTGATGCTCCAACCACAGTAGATGAGTTTATCGCAAGTGTTACGAGAGCGTTTGAAAATTTCTCGGTTGAAGACGCAAATAATGTTTTCATAACATTACAATCTTGCATGAAGGAGATTCTTAGAATCAAGGGTGGAATTCACTACAAGATTCCTCATATGCATAAATGGCGTTTAATTAGAGATGGCCAACTCCCTAATGTACTTGACTGTGATCCTCAAGTATTGAATGAGGCCTGGGAATTTATGAAGGAGTATGAAATTACGCAAGAAAGTTCTTCAG TTTTAGACCCTATGAAAGCAAATCAAATGAAGGCGaatacgaaaagaaaaagaacggGCCAGCTTGCTATGGATTTTAAACAAACTATCATCGGCAACGATCTTTACCAGAGCTGGATTGATGATGCCTCTGACCTTGTCGGAAGAAAAAAG AGAGCCAAATCGATCAATAAAATGAAGATAGCACAGCTCATGGACCTCCCTCCAGTAGCGATTGTATGTGGGTTGGCAGGAAAGCATTGCACAGGGATCTATTATCCGAAGCCATTGCTTGATCTATACAGGGATCTATTACCCAAACCACCTGAACCA GTCGTTCCGCTTATCCCAATTGAAGAAAACAATGGCTTTGGTGCTCAATGGTTAAGGCCATTACTGGAAGCAAACTATTTCATTCCTTGTAGAGACCATGGGGAAGAAATGTCTAAAAGTGAATCCAAATATTTCTGCTTGGATTGTATGGGTAAATCCATTTGTTCTTACTGTCTGATTCATCATAGAGAACATCGCATTGTTCAA ATAAGGAGGTCTAACTACCACAACGTTATAAGGGTTAATGAAGTTCAGAAGCACGTAGACATTTCTGGTGTTCAACATTATGTAATTAACAATGCTGAAATCGTTTTTCTCAACGAACGCCCTCAATTAAGACATGGTAAAAGAGTTACAAATACATGTGAAATTTGTGGCAGGACCTTGCTTGGTTCATTCAGATTTTGTTCTTTGAGTTGCAAG GCGAAGAAGATGATGCACGTTGTCGAGAAAGCTATGGAATCTGTGGAAAAGCTTTCCAAAGCTATGATGTAG
- the LOC113316866 gene encoding uncharacterized protein LOC113316866: MKTEITAIVRPKGKVVQRNFSLTVLNSGLKGEKLYFRNVCGATISCDNFKQMVKSKLRCMGLSAEIGVEIFWGNDRIECELDFFEMWRVAAEDKDGYVTLHVDIIGGGDADMDTGDGVGVDMASNNGFDMGGGVGVGVDMAVSIRGISIENLDDGVLENILFWLPLGTPSSQAKRVCKLWKNILSNRRNNEVGFLFACRDYKDALEDGKIHLCFEAEYDHIDCNEMNYYYSHETLMEMEHCRFVFKSYPVYDIMVGSCNGLVCFQKEDPGDRYVQEPFAICNPLTGEFIYLKENLRADLNMVWEFRAVVVSNGFGYCHITGEYKVVRLYSISEERRVSYAQVYTIGSNKWRDMETLIDGTLFYDSGPGIFANGFLHWLGNEQEAGRIVFFDLEDEKFGELPLPPSEADEDDYSNPKNELKLLGGNLCWFKRTWSRIDIWAYKKNVVNADNNRYEIEEHDQNSWNWVKDFSIEYCSGFYDCGGLYDQPFAITKSNQVLVLGASHIYCYDPETRTIRSRRKDMGMKQVIPHANSYVSLKDFGETWYGPGTQGAQQFPDK, encoded by the exons ATGAAGACAGAAATCACAGCAATCGTTCGTCCAAAAGG GAAAGTTGTCCAAAGGAATTTTAGCTTAACTGTATTGAATAGCGGTCTAAAGGGTGAAAAATTGTATTTTCGTAATGTTTGTGGTGCTACTATTAGCTGTGATAATTTTAAACAAATGGTAAAGAGTAAGTTGAGGTGTATGGGTTTGTCTGCTGAAATTGGTGTGGAGATTTTTTGGGGCAATGATCGGATTGAATGTGAGTTAGACTTCTTTGAAATGTGGAGAGTTGCAGCGGAAGATAAGGATGGGTATGTTACATTACATGTTGATAttattggtggtggtgatgcAGATATGGATACTGGTGATGGTGTTGGTGTCGATATGGCAAGTAATAATGGTTTTGATAtgggtggtggtgttggtgttggtgttgaTATGGCAGTTAGCATAAGAGGCATTTCCATCGAAAATCTTGACGATGGTGTCTTAGAAAACATACTGTTTTGGTTACCATTAGGGACACCTTCTTCACAGGCTAAACGTGTGTGCAAATTATGGAAAAATATCTTGTCTAATAGACGTAATAACGAGGTGGGTTTCCTTTTCGCATGCCGTGATTACAAAGATGCCTTAGAAGATGGTAAAATTCATCTCTGTTTTGAAGCAGAATATGATCATATTGATTGTAACGAGATGAACTATTACTACTCTCATGAGACACTCATGGAGATGGAGCATTGCAGATTTGTTTTTAAATCCTATCCAGTTTATGATATCATGGTTGGATCATGCAATGGCTTGGTTTGTTTTCAGAAAGAGGATCCTGGTGACCGGTACGTGCAGGAGCCTTTCGCAATTTGCAATCCCTTAACAGGTGAATTTATTTATCTTAAAGAAAATTTGAGAGCAGATTTGAATATGGTGTGGGAATTCCGTGCAGTGGTAGTTTCAAATGGGTTCGGTTATTGTCACATAACCGGcgagtacaaggttgttagacTTTATAGCATCAGCGAGGAAAGGCGCGTGTCATACGCCCAAGTATATACTATTGGCAGCAACAAGTGGAGAGACATGGAAACACTTATAGATGGCACATTATTTTATGATTCTGGACCTGGTATCTTTGCAAATGGTTTTCTCCATTGGTTGGGTAATGAACAAGAAGCAGGTCGCATTGTCTtctttgatttggaagatgagaaGTTCGGAGAGCTCCCCCTTCCACCTTCTGAGGCTGATGAGGATGATTATTCAAATCCTAAAAATGAACTCAAGTTGTTGGGAGGGAATTTGTGTTGGTTTAAGAGGACCTGGTCTCGCATAGACATATGGGCATATAAGAAAAATGTTGTCAACGCTGATAATAATAGATATGAGATCGAAGAGCATGATCAAAATTCATGGAACTGGGTCAAGGATTTTAGTATAGAGTACTGTAGTGGCTTCTATGATTGTGGTGGATTGTATGACCAGCCATTTGCCATTACAAAAAGCAATCAAGTACTAGTGTTGGGCGCATCTCATATCTACTGTTATGACCCTGAAACTCGAACTATAAGAAGCCGCCGGAAAGATATGGGTATGAAGCAAGTAATTCCTCATGCAAACAGCTATGTTTCGTTGAAAGATTTCGGGGAAACATGGTATGGGCCGGGGACCCAGGGTGCTCAGCAGTTCCCAGACAAGTAG